A window of the Peromyscus leucopus breed LL Stock chromosome 22, UCI_PerLeu_2.1, whole genome shotgun sequence genome harbors these coding sequences:
- the LOC114687850 gene encoding zinc finger protein 883-like isoform X2 — MQETYWNLTIIGYKWEDTNIKEHGQNSRRHGRYIICHSGYKPCEHTGCGKMYCSSVSLRTVRKYVVVPTMRRYDCGTSLQLIGFPTSVGIYQQTHIEEKLYDYRKYGNLSVYTGLLCTCGVTHGIRKCYACNQYGKTLNSLQRFKKNHVGRGNNKCEPSTKGFNHYRYLQTYKTTNNEEDLYEYNQLDKSFRSDSSIKVHQRTHLELKPYVYSESGQALTFHSLHLVSRTHTSEKRYEYDQCDKAFPCPSYLQRHKRSHSGEKPYECNQCGKAFTQKSNLHRHEIIHTGQKPYKCNQCGKVFAQNSYLQIHERSHTGEKPYECSQCSKAFVCKSDLHRHERNHTGDKPYGCNQCGKAFTYKSHLHRHERSHTGEKPYECSQCCKAFAQKSSLHRHERSHNGEKPYECNQCGKAFVQNSHLQIHERSHTGEKPYECNQCGKAFACKSDLHRHERSHTGEKPYGCSQCSKAFAYKSHFNRHGRSHTGEKPYGYNQCGRDFACNNHLQINERTQTEEKPYEWSQCGKSFAYKSHLHSHERNQTQQQPYEYNQCDKVFTCCPKLQNHEKIHTGENPHELNK, encoded by the coding sequence GTATATCATCTGTCACTCTGGATACAAGCCATGTGAGCATACAGGATGTGGAAAAATGTAttgttcttctgtctctctcagaaCAGTTAGAAAATATGTAGTAGTCCCCACTATGAGAAGATATGACTGTGGTACAAGTTTACAGTTAATTGGTTTTCCAACTTCAGTGGGAATATATCAACAAACACACATTGAAGAAAAACTTTATGACTACAGGAAATATGGAAATTTATCTGTCTATACTGGTTTGCTTTGCACATGTGGTGTGACTCACGGTATAAGAAAATGTTATGCATGCAATCAGTATGGTAAAACTCTGAATtctcttcaaagatttaaaaagaatcatgtgggaagaggaaataatAAGTGTGAGCCATCTACTAAAGGCTTTAACCATTACAGGTATCTTCAAACATACAAAACAACCAATAATGAAGAGGATCTCTATGAATATAATCAACTTGATAAATCTTTTAGATCTGATTCCTCTATAAAAGTACACCAAAGAACACATTTGGAATTAAAACCCTATGTATATAGTGAAAGTGGCCAAGCTTTAACATTTCACAGTCTTCATCTAGTGAGTCGAACTCATACTAGTGAGAAAAGGTATGAATATGATCAGTGTGATAAAGCCTTTCCATGTCCCAGTTATCTCCAAAGACATAAAAGAagtcattctggagagaaaccctatgaatgtaatcagtgtggtaaagcctttacacAGAAGAGTAATCTTCACAGGCATGAAATAATCCATACTGGacagaaaccctataaatgtaatcaatgtggtaaagtctTTGCACAGAACAGTTatcttcaaatacatgaaagaagtcataccggagagaaaccctatgaatgtagtcAATGCAGTAAAGCCTTTGTATGTAAAAGTGATCTTCACAGGCATGAAAGAAATCATACTGGAGATAAACCCTAtggatgtaatcaatgtggtaaagcctttacatATAAAAGTCATCTTCacaggcatgaaagaagtcatacaggagagaaaccctatgaatgtagtcaatgttgtaaagcctttgcacaaaaGAGTAGTCTTCacaggcatgaaagaagtcataatggagagaaaccctatgaatgtaatcaatgtggtaaagcctttgtacagaacagtcatcttcaaatacatgaaagaagtcatactggagagaaaccctatgaatgtaatcaatgtggtaaagcctttgcatgtaaAAGTGATCTTCAtaggcatgaaagaagtcatactggagagaaaccctatggatGCAGTCAATGTAGTAAAGCTTTTGCATATAAAAGTCATTTTAACAGACATGGAAGgagtcacactggagagaaaccctatggatATAATCAATGTGGTAGAGACTTTGCATGTAACAATCAtcttcaaataaatgaaagaactCAGACTgaagaaaaaccctatgaatggaGTCAATGTGGTAAATCCTTTGCATATAAAAGTCATCTTCACAGTCATGAAAGAAATCAGACTCAACAACAACCTTATGAGTACAATCAGTGTGATAAAGTCTTTACATGTTGCCCAAAACttcaaaatcatgaaaaaatTCACACTGGTGAAAATCCCCATGAACTTAATAAATGA